GGCCGACCTCGCGTTCGCGCTGGGGTCGACGACGGCGACCGGCGGGTCGGCGGCGGAGGCCGGCGCCAACGGGAGAGCCGGCGAGGACCGCGGGGCCGCCGACGTGCGCGCGGCCGCCATCGGCCGGTTCGTCGACCGCGTGGGAACTCCCTTGGCGGAGGGGACGCTCGGGCTCGTCACCGGCGCCCTGAACGCCGGCAGCGACGCCGACGCCGTCTTCGAAACGCTCCGGATCGAGGTGGGGCAGCTGTACAGCGAGCAGCGGGCGCTCCGCTCGTCGATGCACCCGTACGTCGCGGTCGGCTGGGCGGCGGCCGCGCTGGTCGCTGGCGTCGTCGCCGTCGTCAACACGCAGGTGATCGACGCGGCTCGGCTCGCCGACCTCGCGGCCGCCACCGACCTGGTGACGGAACCGGAGACGGTCCACCCCGACTTGGAGCGTTTCCGGCTGTACGTCGTCACGCAGGCGACGATGCTCGCGTCGGGATGGTTCGCCGGCACCGCCTCCCGCGGGCGCTACGAGGCGCTGCTCCACTCCGGTCTCCTCGTCGCGATCTGTTACGGCGTGTTCACGGTCGGCGGACTGCTGTAGGCGGGGTGGCGGGCGGCGAGGGCGGTCGGCTCGGGAGACGGAGCCGAGCCGGGCGTGCGTCACCGGGCGCGTCCGGCCGCTCGGTATCGCTCTATAGGGCTCCGTACCGGTCCGAAGCAACGACTAAACCGATCCCCTCCGCACAAGGAGTCGTGTCCCAACACAACGGGCAGCCGGACCGCCGAGTCGCGTTCGTCTGCGTCCAGAACGCGGGACGGAGCCAGATGGCGGCGGCGTTCGCGGAGCGCGAGCGCGACCGCCGCGAGGCGGGCGATCGGATCGGGATCGTCACCGGCGGGACGCGGCCCGCCGACCGCGTCCACGACGTCGTCGTCGAGGCGATGGGCGAGCGAGATATGGACCTCGGTGACCGAACGCCGCGGGAGGTGACCCCGGAAGAGCTGGGGGCAGTGGACCTGGTCGTCACGATGGGCTGTTCGGCGTCGGACGTCTGCCCGGCGACGTGGAACGGCGAGAACCGCGACTGGGGGCTCGACGACCCTCACGAGCGTCCGATCGAGGAGGTCCGCGAGATCCGCGACGAGATCGAGAGGCGGGTCGTCGCGCTGTTCGACGAGCTCCTGTCGGAGACCGCGTCCGCGGGGTGAGACCGATGCGAGAGGAGTCGGCCGGCGACGATTCGACGGATCTCGACGGAGTGTCGGTCGAACGGGCGGCAGACATCGTCGGCGACGAGGAGGGAGAACCCGGCGAGCTCCGAGAGACGCTCGCGATCGTCGCTTGCGACGGGGTCGTCCGGCGGGCGGCCGTCGACGACGCGGTCGCGGACGCGTCGCTGGTGGTGACGACGGCCGAGACGCGGGCGGAGCTCGCGGCCGGAAAGCTGGAGGGAGCGCGGGAGGCCGCCGCTCCGGTTTCGGATCTGGAGCTCGTGGCGGCGCGCGTCGACGACTTCGACGCGCGTCTCGACGCCGTCGAGGACCGAGCGGCCGACCTCGGTCGCGCCGTTCAGGAGGTGCTCGCTATGAAGGAGGACGGCGATCTCTACGAGATCGCGCGACGGGTCAGGCGGGTCACGAACGCCGCGTCCGAAGTCCAACGCGCCGCTGACGACCTCCAGTTCGAGCTCGACTCGTTCGAGGAGTGGCTCGCCGACGCCGATCGACGCGTCGAGGAACTCGCCGCCGACGTCGACATGCTCGCGGAGTCGGTGGACGAGCTCGACGGGATCTCCGAGGCGCTCGCCGGCGAGAACGCCGCCGAAACACCCGCCAGCGACGACGCCGATCCGGGGGGCGAGGCGGCACGGACTTGGGCCGCGGCGGGGGTTCGCCACCGGGTCGCGTCGTTGATGATCGCGGACCTCCGATCGGAACTGGCGGCGCTTCAGACCTGGGCCGAGCGCGAATGCGGGACGCCGCCGTCGCACGTCGGGGCCCGGCTCGACGAGGTTCAGGCCAGACACGAGGCAGTCGGAGAACAGCTCACCGAACGTGCCGAACCGGAGTGGACCGCGCGGTTCGGAGATCGGTTGGCCGCGGTCGAGGAGGCGCTCGGCGCGATGGAGCCGCCGGTCGCGTGGGGTGATGTGGAAGCCGTCGTCGAGGAACGCGGCCCCGCGGTCGAGTAGCAAACGACATCTCCGGCGCGACATCGGCCGTTCGCGCGGTCCGGACCGTCAGATATCGAGACACTGGGCCCGGATCGCGGTCGTTGCCGCGGTGTCGGCCATGGAGCGGCCGCAGTCGGCCGACCGCTGCAGGTGAGCGAGCGCGGTGGACAGCGCGACCGCCGTGGGCACCGACTCCGAAACCGAGCCGTCGTACAGGCGTCGTTCGATCGCCTCGATGCTCTCGAGGGCGTCGTCGCACCGCACTCTGGCCCGCCGCGCCATCGTCACGTCGCCGTCGACGACGGCGGTCGCCGCGTCGTCGACGGCGCACGCGACGCCGTCGGCCGCGGCACGCACGTCCGCGGCCGCATCTTCCGCGAGCGGCTCGGACAGTTTCTCGCCGATATCCGCGATCCGAACGGCCTGATCGGCGGCGGTTTGGAGACGGCGGGCGATCGCGTGGTAGGCGAACAGTTCGGGCCGAGAGACGTCCAGCGCGTCGAGCTCGGCGTGCGACACCAGCGACCGCGAGAAGTGCCGCGTGACCATCCCCGCGGATCGACGCGCCTCGTCGGCCCGGTCACGGATCCTCGCGTGTGTGTCCGCGGCGTCGACGAACGCCTCGGTCGCGTCGCGGAGGAGCGAGACGACCACGTACTGGAGCTGTGCGACCGACTGGCGGACGGAGGCGGACGAGGGGTCCAGGAGGTGTCTGACGGTGATTTCCCCGCCCGACTCACTGAGGACGCTCGTCCCGACCAACCCCCGAACCGCGGACCGGACGGCCTCGCGCTCCGCGTCGGAGAAGGCGACCGACCGACGCAGCCGTATCGTCTCGAAGCCGACCGCGTGAGCCGTCCGAACCGCGCGCTCGACGGCCTCCGGACCGTCGGTGTCGATATCGATCGTTGCGTCATCCAGACGGTCGACGTCGGCGTCCGAGGACCGGACGAGGATCGACCCGTCGCGGTGGGTGTACAGCCGCAGCTCCATGCCGACCTCGAAACCGTGACTCGTCGCCCATCCCTTCGGGATCGAGACGGTGAACGTGCCGCCGCCGACCTCCTGCAACTTTCTGGTCTCCATGGTCAGTAGATCAGCTCGGGGTCGCCGTCGGCCATGTACAGCGTGCGCCCGGCGACGTTGACGGCGTGATCGCCGACCCGTTCCAGGTCGCGGACCGTGAGCAGCAGCCGCGACACGTCGTCAAGGAGTTGTTCGATCTCCCAGCGGTCGGGCTCGCCGGCGATCAGCTCGCGCACGACGGCCTCGCTGGCGTTCTGACAGGCCGCGTCGAGCTCGTCGTCGCGGTCGGCGATCGCTCGACACGCCTCGGTGTCGGCGTCGACGTAAGCGTCGACGGCCCGTCGGACCTGACTGTAAGCGATCTCGCCGATCTCTCGAATCCGGCCTTCAGCGGTGATCTCCGAGCTGCCGGCGAGGGCGTACCGGGCGAGGTTCGTCGCGAGGTCACCGATCCGCTCCAGATCGGTGAGGATCTTGAACGACGCGGCGACGAAGCGGAGGTCCGAGGCGACGGGCTGTTGGAGCGCGATCAGGTCGATGCAGTCGGCTTCGAGCTCGAGGTACCGCTGGTTGATGGGGTCGTCGCCCTCGATCACCTCCCTAGCCGCCGCGAGATTGTCGTCTTCGAGCGCGTCGAGCGCCCGCAGGAGCTGTCCGAGTACGCTCTTCGCCATCGCCTCGACGTCGGCCCGGAGCTGGTCCAGCGACTCGCGGTACTCTTCTCGGGGCACGGCGATCACCCGAACTTCCCGCTGATGTAATCCTCGACGCGCTGGCTCTCGGGATTCTCGAAGACCTTCTCCGTGTCGTCGTACTCGACGAGCTCGCCCCCGGTCAGGAAGACGGCGGTCTGGTCGGAGACCCGGGCGGCCTGTTGCATGCTGTGAGTGACGACGACGACCGTGTAGTCCTGCGCGAGGTCCTCGATGAGGTCCTCGATCTTCGAGGTGGCGATCGGATCAAGGGCTGAAGCCGGCTCGTCCATGAGGATGACCTCCGGGTCGACGGCCAGACACCGGGCGATACAGAGGCGCTGTTGCTGACCGCCGGACAGCCCGAGCGCGTTGTCGTCGAGCCGGTCGCTCACCTCATCCCACAGCGCGGCCCGTTCGAGGGACCGCTCGACGAGCGCCTCCTCGCGGTCGGGCTCCGCGCGGCCGGTCAGCCGAGCGAGCAGTCCCGTCTCGATGTCACCGTGTTTCCGCGGGCCGTACGAGACGTTCTCGCGGATCGACTTGGGGAAGGGGTTGGGACTCTGGAACACCATCCCGACCCGCTTGCGCAGCTCGACGAGATCGACGCCGTCCTGATAGACGTCCTCGCCGTCGAGCTCGACCGTCCCGTCGACGTCGGCGGCGCGGATGCGGTCGTTCATCCGATTGAGACACCGGAGGAACGTCGACTTCCCGCAGCCGGACGGGCCGATGAGCGCCGTCACGCTCTGCTCGGGGATGTCCATCGAGACGCCATTCAGCGCGTGGTCGTCTCCGTAGTAGACATCGAGATCCTCGACGGCGAGTTTCGTCCGGCCGCCGGCCTCGTAGTTCGTCCACTCCGGACGCGTCTCCTCGACGGTCTCGCCGGCGGTCGTGGAGATCCCCTGGCTGTCCGTGCGGTTCGCCGTACTCTCTGCGGTGTCGGTCTGACTCATTGGTGAAGTTTCCGTCTGAAGTAGTAGCGCGTCGCGATACCGATCGCGTAGAAGACCAACACGACGAGTAGCAGCGTCAGTGCCAGTCCCCACGCGTACTCCTGTGGGTTCTGGATGTTCCCGCTCAGGCCAGCCGTGATGAGCGCGTACAACTGATACGGCAGCGCACTCGTCGCCTCCAACAACGCGGGATTGCTGACGAACGGCGGCGACCCGCTCAGCTGGAACCCGCCCAACACGTTTGGGGCAGCGGATTTCGCCGGGAGGACGCCACCGCCCATCGTCAGCAGAATGGGGGCGGTCTCGCCGGCGATACGACCGACGCCGAGGATGACGCCGGTGGTCACCCCCGGAATCGCTGCGGGGAGGACGACGCTGCGGATCGTCTGCCACTTGGAGACGCCGAGCGCCGCGCTGGCGTCGCGGTACTCGTCGGGCACCGCCAGTATCGCCTCCCGGCTCGTGATCAACACCAGCGGCAACAGCATGAATCCGAGCGTCAACATCCCGGCTATCAGCGATTTCTGGTTGCCGAAGCGGGGGATCAGGAAGGCGGCACCGAACAGCCCGAACACGATGCTCGGCGTGCTCCAGAGACCGTTGGTCGCCACCTCGACCGTCCCCGTGAACCGACCCTGTTCGGCGTACTCGCTGAGGAACACGGCGGCGCCGACGCCGGTCGGCACGGCGAAGAGGACGGCGCCGATGACCAGCCAGACCGTCCCGAGGAGGGCGGGAAACACGCCTGCGATCTCGGCCGTCAGGCCGGCGCCGTTACTCAGGAACGGCCAGCTGACGAGTCCGGCTCCACCGACGCCGAACCCGTTGAACAGGCCGGGGAGTCCCCTCACCGTGACGAAGGCGACGAGCCCGACGAGCACCGCCAGTATCGAGCAGACGACGAGGTAGATGAGCACGTACGCGCCGACGTTGCGTCCGCGAGCGCCGAACCCGCCGTACGCTTTCGCGGCGCTCCAGCCGGTCACGAGCGAGGCGAACAACACGACCGCGGGAACGACGGTGTCGCCGAACAGCGTCGCGTTGTACCCGACCAGCGCCTGCTCCCATCCGGGACCGATGGCGCCGCTGATGAGCGACAGCCCGCAGAGACAGGCGAAGGCGCCCGCCGGCGCCGTCGATCCGACGTCCTCGCGTGGCAACGCGGTCGCCGCGAACGCGATCCCGGCGAGTGCTACGCCGACCACGAGCCGGCCGCCCGTTCCGAGCCCAACCGCTCCCGACACGATCGCGCCCACGGCGAACCAGATCCCCGTGAACGCGGTCGCGGCGACGATCCCCGCGCCGGGTTGGGGTGCCGCGTCAACGTACCCGAATCGTGAGGCGACCCCGAAGCCAACGACTGCCGCTCCGAGCGCGAGTAGCACCGCGCCGAACACGACCGACAGCCCGACGCCGGTGACGGGGTCGTCGATCGCGACGAGGCCCAAAAGCGCCGCCAAGCCGACCACAAACGCAACTCCGGAGATCCCGACCGCAGCTCCGGCGACGGCTTCGTACAACGTGCGGTCGTCCCGGACGAGCACACTCTGGGTCGCGCGACTCATTCGACACCCCCGAGACGGCGACGCATACGCGCCTCGATGTACTGCGAGCCGATGCTCAGACACAACACGGTCACGAACAGGACGACGCCGGCGGTGAACAGCGCGCTCTCGTGAACGCCGTTCGCGCTGCCGTAGCCGCGAGCGATGAGCGACGTGAGCGTCTCGTAGCCGTAAAAGACGTTCACGAGCGGCTCGCTGATCCGCGGAATCCCGGCCAGCATCACCGTCGCGGCCATCGTCTCACCGATGGCCCGCCCGACGCCGAGGAGCACGGCCGCCGAGACACCCGAGAACGCCGCGGGCAGCGTGATCGAGGTCATCGACTGCCAGTCGGTCGCCCCGAGCGCGAGCGACCCGTTCTTCATCACGTCCGGAACGCTCGTCAGTGCGTCCTCCGCCACCGAAACCACGGTCGGCAGCGCCATCAGCCCGACGACCATCCCGACGAACAGGTACGTCGACCCGCCGTTGAGGTCGAACGCTCCGCTCGCCCACGGGTTGATGACGGTGAAGCCGATGAACCCGTAGACGATCGAGGGGATCCCCGCCAGTATCTCGATCCCCGGCTTGACCAGCTCGCGGACCCGCGGCGGCGCGATCTCGGCGATGAACAGCGCCGCGGCGACGCCGAGGGGGGCCGCCACGAGCGTCGCGATGGTGGTCACCATCACCGTCCCGTGGATCATCGGGAGCAGCGAGTAGCGGACGGGCTCCGAGACGGCGTCCCAGCGCGCCTGTGTGAACATCCCGGGTCCCGGAACGGAGACGCCGAAGGCGCTCGCGGTCTCGTACCGAAACGCCGGAATCGATTCGGCGAAGATGAAGGCGACGATGAGCCCGAGCGTCACGAGCGTCACCGTCGTCATCGCGAACGTGACCGCGCGGGCGACGAGCGCCTGGTGGCGCGCCCAGCCGTAGCCGGTGGCGATCAGGAACGCCCCGAGCG
Above is a window of Halorubrum depositum DNA encoding:
- a CDS encoding arsenate-mycothiol transferase ArsC, with protein sequence MSQHNGQPDRRVAFVCVQNAGRSQMAAAFAERERDRREAGDRIGIVTGGTRPADRVHDVVVEAMGERDMDLGDRTPREVTPEELGAVDLVVTMGCSASDVCPATWNGENRDWGLDDPHERPIEEVREIRDEIERRVVALFDELLSETASAG
- a CDS encoding halo transducer protein, translated to MREESAGDDSTDLDGVSVERAADIVGDEEGEPGELRETLAIVACDGVVRRAAVDDAVADASLVVTTAETRAELAAGKLEGAREAAAPVSDLELVAARVDDFDARLDAVEDRAADLGRAVQEVLAMKEDGDLYEIARRVRRVTNAASEVQRAADDLQFELDSFEEWLADADRRVEELAADVDMLAESVDELDGISEALAGENAAETPASDDADPGGEAARTWAAAGVRHRVASLMIADLRSELAALQTWAERECGTPPSHVGARLDEVQARHEAVGEQLTERAEPEWTARFGDRLAAVEEALGAMEPPVAWGDVEAVVEERGPAVE
- a CDS encoding AbrB/MazE/SpoVT family DNA-binding domain-containing protein — translated: METRKLQEVGGGTFTVSIPKGWATSHGFEVGMELRLYTHRDGSILVRSSDADVDRLDDATIDIDTDGPEAVERAVRTAHAVGFETIRLRRSVAFSDAEREAVRSAVRGLVGTSVLSESGGEITVRHLLDPSSASVRQSVAQLQYVVVSLLRDATEAFVDAADTHARIRDRADEARRSAGMVTRHFSRSLVSHAELDALDVSRPELFAYHAIARRLQTAADQAVRIADIGEKLSEPLAEDAAADVRAAADGVACAVDDAATAVVDGDVTMARRARVRCDDALESIEAIERRLYDGSVSESVPTAVALSTALAHLQRSADCGRSMADTAATTAIRAQCLDI
- the phoU gene encoding phosphate signaling complex protein PhoU yields the protein MIAVPREEYRESLDQLRADVEAMAKSVLGQLLRALDALEDDNLAAAREVIEGDDPINQRYLELEADCIDLIALQQPVASDLRFVAASFKILTDLERIGDLATNLARYALAGSSEITAEGRIREIGEIAYSQVRRAVDAYVDADTEACRAIADRDDELDAACQNASEAVVRELIAGEPDRWEIEQLLDDVSRLLLTVRDLERVGDHAVNVAGRTLYMADGDPELIY
- the pstB gene encoding phosphate ABC transporter ATP-binding protein PstB, whose protein sequence is MSQTDTAESTANRTDSQGISTTAGETVEETRPEWTNYEAGGRTKLAVEDLDVYYGDDHALNGVSMDIPEQSVTALIGPSGCGKSTFLRCLNRMNDRIRAADVDGTVELDGEDVYQDGVDLVELRKRVGMVFQSPNPFPKSIRENVSYGPRKHGDIETGLLARLTGRAEPDREEALVERSLERAALWDEVSDRLDDNALGLSGGQQQRLCIARCLAVDPEVILMDEPASALDPIATSKIEDLIEDLAQDYTVVVVTHSMQQAARVSDQTAVFLTGGELVEYDDTEKVFENPESQRVEDYISGKFG
- the pstA gene encoding phosphate ABC transporter permease PstA, which produces MSRATQSVLVRDDRTLYEAVAGAAVGISGVAFVVGLAALLGLVAIDDPVTGVGLSVVFGAVLLALGAAVVGFGVASRFGYVDAAPQPGAGIVAATAFTGIWFAVGAIVSGAVGLGTGGRLVVGVALAGIAFAATALPREDVGSTAPAGAFACLCGLSLISGAIGPGWEQALVGYNATLFGDTVVPAVVLFASLVTGWSAAKAYGGFGARGRNVGAYVLIYLVVCSILAVLVGLVAFVTVRGLPGLFNGFGVGGAGLVSWPFLSNGAGLTAEIAGVFPALLGTVWLVIGAVLFAVPTGVGAAVFLSEYAEQGRFTGTVEVATNGLWSTPSIVFGLFGAAFLIPRFGNQKSLIAGMLTLGFMLLPLVLITSREAILAVPDEYRDASAALGVSKWQTIRSVVLPAAIPGVTTGVILGVGRIAGETAPILLTMGGGVLPAKSAAPNVLGGFQLSGSPPFVSNPALLEATSALPYQLYALITAGLSGNIQNPQEYAWGLALTLLLVVLVFYAIGIATRYYFRRKLHQ
- the pstC gene encoding phosphate ABC transporter permease subunit PstC; translation: MSLTPQTDWRAGIERRLTRTREFVDDTDPEALAVVLASMGSLLAAFVGFLLASPWTAVPLGAFLIATGYGWARHQALVARAVTFAMTTVTLVTLGLIVAFIFAESIPAFRYETASAFGVSVPGPGMFTQARWDAVSEPVRYSLLPMIHGTVMVTTIATLVAAPLGVAAALFIAEIAPPRVRELVKPGIEILAGIPSIVYGFIGFTVINPWASGAFDLNGGSTYLFVGMVVGLMALPTVVSVAEDALTSVPDVMKNGSLALGATDWQSMTSITLPAAFSGVSAAVLLGVGRAIGETMAATVMLAGIPRISEPLVNVFYGYETLTSLIARGYGSANGVHESALFTAGVVLFVTVLCLSIGSQYIEARMRRRLGGVE